A window of Rhizobium acidisoli contains these coding sequences:
- a CDS encoding pyridoxal phosphate-dependent aminotransferase, with product MAFLADALSRVKPSATIAVSQKARELKAKGRDVIGLGAGEPDFDTPENIKKAAIDAINRGETKYTPVSGIPELRKAIAAKFKRENGLEYSWEQTIVGTGGKQILFNAFMATLNPGDEVVVPAPYWVSYPEMVALCGGTPVFVSATQEHNFKLQAADLEKAITPKTKWFIFNSPSNPTGAAYTQDELKALTDVLMRHPHVWVLTDDMYEHLTYGDFKFVTPVEVEPKLYDRTLTMNGVSKAYAMTGWRIGYAAGPIQLIKAMDMIQGQQTSGATSIAQWAAVEALNGTQDFIPANKKIFEGRRDLVVSMLNQAKGIVCPVPEGAFYVYPSCKGLIGKTAPSGKVIETDEDFVSELLESEGVAVVHGSAFGLGPNFRISYATSEDLLEEACRRIQRFCAACK from the coding sequence ATGGCCTTCCTTGCCGATGCTCTTTCCCGTGTGAAGCCTTCAGCCACCATCGCCGTTTCCCAGAAAGCGCGCGAGCTGAAAGCAAAAGGACGTGACGTCATTGGCCTCGGTGCGGGTGAGCCGGATTTCGATACGCCCGAAAATATCAAGAAGGCCGCCATCGACGCGATCAACCGCGGCGAGACCAAATACACGCCGGTTTCCGGCATTCCCGAACTGCGCAAGGCGATCGCCGCCAAGTTCAAGCGCGAGAACGGGTTGGAATATTCCTGGGAGCAGACAATCGTCGGCACCGGTGGCAAGCAGATCCTGTTCAACGCCTTCATGGCGACGCTGAACCCCGGCGACGAAGTCGTTGTCCCGGCGCCTTACTGGGTTTCCTATCCCGAGATGGTGGCGCTGTGCGGCGGCACGCCGGTTTTCGTTTCCGCGACCCAGGAGCATAATTTCAAGCTCCAGGCTGCCGATTTGGAAAAGGCGATCACGCCGAAGACCAAGTGGTTCATCTTCAACTCCCCGTCCAACCCGACGGGTGCGGCCTATACGCAGGACGAGCTGAAGGCATTGACGGATGTGCTGATGAGGCATCCGCATGTCTGGGTGCTGACCGACGACATGTACGAGCACCTGACCTATGGCGACTTCAAGTTCGTCACGCCTGTCGAAGTCGAGCCGAAGCTCTACGACCGCACACTGACGATGAACGGCGTCTCCAAGGCCTATGCGATGACCGGCTGGCGTATCGGCTATGCCGCAGGCCCGATCCAGCTCATCAAGGCCATGGACATGATCCAGGGTCAGCAGACCTCGGGCGCGACGTCGATTGCCCAGTGGGCGGCCGTCGAGGCACTGAACGGCACGCAGGACTTCATTCCGGCGAACAAGAAGATCTTCGAAGGCCGCCGCGATCTCGTCGTTTCCATGCTGAACCAGGCCAAGGGCATCGTCTGCCCGGTGCCGGAAGGCGCCTTCTACGTCTATCCCTCCTGCAAGGGCTTGATCGGCAAAACCGCACCCTCCGGCAAGGTCATCGAGACGGATGAGGATTTCGTTTCCGAGCTTCTGGAATCGGAAGGCGTCGCTGTCGTTCACGGCTCGGCCTTCGGCCTCGGCCCGAATTTCCGCATCTCCTATGCGACCTCGGAAGATCTTCTGGAGGAAGCCTGCCGCCGCATTCAGCGTTTCTGCGCCGCCTGCAAGTAA
- a CDS encoding marine proteobacterial sortase target protein — protein MFLEDEYAMGRIRARRISISFLVAATAFVACVTAMLGLASAARADTQQASNQLAALVRPNDVNSGSLLFPSKEPGFYVEAPRLKSDVAIDVSGPIARVKVTQRFHNPSKGWVEGTYVFPLPDNSAVDALKMQIGERFIEGQIKPRQEAREIYEQAKAEGKKTALLEQQRPNIFTNQVANIGPGEEIVVQIEYQQTVHQSGGEFSLRFPMVVAPRYNPAPIVQTVEFNNGAGFATPRDPLENREKIEAPALDPRDNAKINPVSLTVDLKAGFPLGEVKSSFHEVDIRQDGDQERTISLKGDAVPADKDFELTWQAAPGKLPSAGLFREVKDGKTYLLAFVTPPTAPDAAAPPAKREVVFVIDNSGSMSGPSIEQAKQSLALAISRLNPDDRFNVIRFDDTMTDYFKGLVAATPDNREKAIAYVRGLTADGGTEMLPALEDALRNQGPVATGALRQVVFLTDGAIGNEQQLFQEITANRGDARVFTVGIGSAPNTYFMTKAAEIGRGTFTQIGSTDQVASRMGELFAKLQNPAMTDIAANFEGIAAEDITPNPVPDLYSGEPVVLTAELPGDKPAGKLEIIGKTGDQPWRVQMDIANAADGNGISKLWARRKIDDFEARAYERQDPAGLDKDIETVALAHHLVSRLTSLVAVDVTPSRPANEPLGSAKLPLNLPEGWDFDKVFGENVVSPGGGERHGAATPAGNAAPHQAVAETPDLAASPELANMMAAAPTAKAATLIAQKSSTVNLPQTATRADEQIIRGLTMLLLALTAASGLAVWRRRIKRLIAVGAKPNGL, from the coding sequence ATGTTTCTGGAAGACGAATATGCCATGGGGCGCATACGTGCGCGCCGGATTTCCATTTCATTTCTTGTCGCCGCCACCGCCTTTGTCGCCTGTGTCACGGCAATGCTGGGGCTTGCCTCCGCCGCTCGCGCCGACACGCAGCAGGCGTCCAACCAGCTTGCAGCACTGGTGCGGCCGAACGACGTCAACAGCGGCTCGCTGCTGTTTCCTTCAAAGGAGCCGGGCTTCTACGTCGAAGCGCCGCGGCTGAAGAGCGACGTCGCGATCGACGTCTCCGGCCCGATCGCCAGGGTGAAGGTGACGCAGCGTTTCCATAACCCGAGCAAGGGCTGGGTCGAGGGCACCTACGTCTTCCCGCTGCCGGACAATTCCGCCGTCGATGCGCTGAAGATGCAGATCGGCGAACGCTTCATCGAAGGCCAGATCAAGCCGCGCCAGGAAGCCCGCGAGATCTACGAGCAGGCCAAGGCCGAGGGCAAGAAGACGGCGCTGCTCGAACAGCAGCGGCCGAACATCTTCACCAATCAGGTCGCCAATATCGGCCCCGGCGAAGAGATTGTCGTGCAGATCGAATATCAGCAGACGGTCCACCAGTCGGGCGGCGAGTTCTCGCTGCGCTTCCCGATGGTCGTCGCCCCGCGCTACAATCCGGCGCCGATCGTCCAGACCGTCGAGTTCAACAACGGCGCCGGTTTCGCCACGCCGCGCGATCCGTTGGAAAACCGTGAGAAGATCGAAGCGCCGGCGCTCGATCCGCGCGACAATGCCAAGATCAACCCGGTTTCGCTGACCGTCGACCTCAAGGCCGGTTTCCCGCTCGGCGAGGTCAAATCCTCCTTTCACGAGGTCGATATCCGTCAGGACGGCGACCAGGAGAGAACGATCAGCCTCAAGGGGGACGCCGTCCCCGCCGACAAGGATTTCGAGCTCACCTGGCAGGCCGCGCCCGGCAAGCTGCCTAGCGCCGGCCTCTTCCGCGAAGTGAAGGATGGTAAGACCTATCTGCTCGCCTTCGTCACTCCGCCGACTGCGCCGGATGCGGCAGCGCCGCCAGCCAAACGTGAAGTGGTCTTCGTCATCGACAATTCCGGCTCCATGTCGGGGCCGTCGATCGAGCAGGCAAAGCAGAGCCTGGCGCTTGCCATTTCCAGGCTGAATCCCGACGACCGCTTCAACGTCATCCGTTTCGACGACACGATGACCGACTATTTTAAGGGCCTAGTCGCTGCCACCCCTGATAATCGCGAAAAAGCGATCGCCTATGTCAGGGGCCTGACCGCCGACGGTGGCACCGAAATGCTGCCCGCGCTCGAGGATGCGCTGCGCAATCAGGGACCGGTTGCAACCGGCGCGCTGCGGCAGGTCGTGTTCCTGACTGATGGTGCGATCGGCAACGAACAGCAGCTCTTCCAGGAAATCACCGCAAACCGCGGCGATGCCCGCGTTTTCACCGTCGGCATCGGCTCGGCCCCGAACACCTATTTCATGACCAAGGCCGCCGAAATCGGCCGTGGCACCTTCACCCAGATCGGCTCGACCGATCAGGTGGCAAGCCGCATGGGCGAGCTTTTCGCCAAGCTGCAGAACCCCGCCATGACCGATATCGCCGCAAATTTCGAAGGCATCGCTGCCGAGGATATCACGCCCAATCCGGTGCCGGACCTTTATAGCGGCGAGCCCGTCGTGCTGACCGCGGAACTGCCGGGGGATAAGCCCGCCGGCAAGCTTGAAATCATCGGCAAGACGGGCGACCAGCCCTGGCGCGTCCAAATGGATATCGCCAATGCCGCCGACGGCAACGGCATCTCCAAGCTCTGGGCGCGGCGCAAGATCGATGATTTCGAAGCCCGCGCCTATGAGCGTCAGGATCCGGCCGGGCTCGACAAGGATATCGAGACGGTGGCGCTCGCCCACCATCTCGTCTCCCGTCTCACCAGCCTGGTCGCCGTCGACGTCACGCCGTCGCGGCCGGCAAACGAGCCGCTCGGCTCGGCGAAGCTGCCGCTGAACCTGCCTGAGGGTTGGGATTTCGATAAGGTCTTCGGCGAAAACGTTGTTTCTCCCGGCGGCGGAGAACGTCATGGGGCAGCCACCCCTGCAGGAAACGCCGCGCCGCATCAGGCCGTGGCCGAAACACCGGATCTCGCCGCATCGCCTGAGCTCGCCAACATGATGGCCGCAGCCCCGACCGCCAAG